In Epinephelus fuscoguttatus linkage group LG15, E.fuscoguttatus.final_Chr_v1, a genomic segment contains:
- the ccl25a gene encoding C-C motif chemokine 20 — MRFNTLFFLPILSCLCLALAQITYDDCCLKYVKKMNPGTQKHAVAYRWQVTDGGCNIPAVIFTMRGGRDFCTDPRERWVTDLIKKIDEKVVKNEPRKKKPRKHRRPSRG, encoded by the exons ATGCGATTCAACACACTGTTCTTCCTGCCGATCCTATCCTGCCTCTGCCTTGCACTGGCACAAA TAACCTATGATGACTGCTGTTTGAAATATGTGAAGAAAATGAACCCGGGCACTCAAAAGCACGCAGTGGCGTACAGATGGCAGGTGACAGATGGAGGCTGCAACATCCCTGCTGTAAT CTTCACAATGAGGGGGGGGCGTGATTTTTGCACAGACCCCAGAGAGAGATGGGTCACAGACCTGATAAAGAAGATTGATGAAAAGGTCGTCAAAAATGAACCCAGGAAAAAGAAACCCAGGAAG CACCGACGGCCAAGCAGAGGCTGA